Proteins from a genomic interval of Clostridium scatologenes:
- a CDS encoding cobalt-factor II C(20)-methyltransferase yields the protein MESKATKLGTLYGVGVGPGGEELLTLKAVNVIKKCDVIIAPSAKEGGNSIALETAKNFITEDKEVMVKHFPMGGAEQEEKIHKAFKTIEEKLKQGKDIAFLTIGDPFVYSTYIYLLKYIKDHGYNTETVPGITSFCAGASIAGEPIVIGDERVLILPASQVDKITDEKFVVIMKVYRVEEKVLDVLDKKGFKYVFVKRAYREGQEVFRDREEILKNKDYMSLIIAQRD from the coding sequence ATGGAAAGTAAAGCAACAAAATTAGGAACTCTATATGGTGTAGGAGTAGGACCAGGAGGAGAAGAACTTTTAACATTAAAAGCTGTAAATGTTATTAAAAAATGTGATGTTATAATAGCTCCATCTGCTAAAGAAGGTGGAAATAGTATTGCCTTAGAAACTGCAAAAAACTTTATTACAGAAGATAAAGAGGTAATGGTAAAACATTTTCCTATGGGCGGAGCAGAGCAGGAAGAAAAAATTCATAAAGCTTTCAAAACCATTGAAGAAAAATTAAAACAAGGAAAGGATATTGCTTTTTTAACAATTGGAGATCCTTTTGTGTATAGTACATACATATACCTTTTAAAGTATATAAAAGATCATGGATATAATACAGAAACAGTACCTGGAATAACTTCATTTTGTGCTGGAGCAAGTATTGCAGGTGAACCTATAGTTATAGGTGATGAAAGAGTTTTAATACTTCCAGCAAGTCAAGTAGATAAAATTACTGATGAAAAGTTTGTAGTAATAATGAAGGTTTATAGGGTTGAAGAAAAAGTATTAGATGTTTTAGATAAAAAAGGTTTCAAATATGTTTTTGTAAAAAGGGCATATAGAGAAGGTCAAGAAGTATTCAGAGATAGAGAAGAAATATTAAAAAATAAGGATTATATGTCACTTATAATAGCTCAAAGAGACTAA
- the cobM gene encoding precorrin-4 C(11)-methyltransferase, which produces MENVIYFIGAGPGDPDLITVKGRNILIEADVIIYAGSLVSKEHFKNCKEGVEIHNSASMTLNEVIDVMKKAYKENKKIVRLHTGDPAIYGAIKEQMDELEKFNIPYEVVPGVSSFTAAASAIKREFTLPNVSQTVILTRVEGRTPVPEKESLEKLASIGASMALFLSVSMIDKVVEKLKKGYGRNVPIAVIQRATWEDQKCVIGTLDDIAEKVKKENITKTAQILVGDFIDCEYNKSLLYDEGFSHMFRKGKDEDSSN; this is translated from the coding sequence ATGGAAAATGTAATATATTTTATAGGAGCAGGACCAGGAGATCCAGATTTAATAACTGTTAAGGGAAGAAACATATTAATAGAGGCTGATGTAATAATATATGCAGGTTCATTAGTAAGCAAGGAGCATTTTAAAAACTGTAAGGAAGGTGTAGAAATACACAATTCAGCATCAATGACATTAAATGAAGTTATAGATGTAATGAAGAAAGCTTATAAAGAAAATAAAAAAATAGTTAGACTTCATACTGGAGACCCAGCTATATATGGTGCAATAAAAGAGCAAATGGATGAGCTCGAAAAATTTAATATACCTTATGAAGTAGTTCCAGGAGTAAGTTCATTTACAGCAGCTGCATCTGCCATAAAAAGAGAATTTACACTTCCAAATGTAAGTCAAACTGTTATATTAACTAGGGTAGAAGGAAGAACTCCAGTACCAGAAAAAGAAAGCTTAGAAAAGTTAGCATCTATAGGTGCATCTATGGCATTATTCCTTTCTGTAAGCATGATAGATAAAGTAGTTGAAAAGCTTAAAAAGGGATATGGAAGAAACGTTCCTATAGCTGTAATTCAAAGAGCTACTTGGGAAGATCAAAAATGTGTTATAGGAACTTTAGATGACATAGCTGAAAAGGTTAAAAAAGAGAATATAACAAAAACAGCTCAAATACTTGTAGGTGATTTTATAGACTGTGAATATAATAAGAGCCTTTTATATGATGAAGGGTTCTCACATATGTTCAGAAAGGGAAAAGATGAAGATAGCAGTAATTAG
- the cbiG gene encoding cobalt-precorrin 5A hydrolase — MMKGSHICSEREKMKIAVISVTEQGDIIAEKLKESLDIDLYSRESVKKSGIKVLTEKIIKEYKAIIFISSTGIAVRAIANYLESKDKDPAILVIDSSSKFVISLLSGHLGGANELTLKVANILKSIPVITTATDNMGVTAPDIIAKNYGLVIDDLNDAKKIAALLVDKKQVAFLDKKNIITLPKGYTSNIKEAEGIVYVTHNLKENSDIYKENMLRLIRKDIILGIGCRKDFDPEIMRDSVDDILSEYNLDKRAVKAVATVEIKKNENAILKLEEYLGCELKIFPLEEIRKIHHKYAGSDFVEKTIGVRAVCEPCVELMGAELITEKIKANGMTICIGQI, encoded by the coding sequence ATGATGAAGGGTTCTCACATATGTTCAGAAAGGGAAAAGATGAAGATAGCAGTAATTAGTGTAACTGAACAAGGAGATATTATTGCAGAAAAACTTAAGGAAAGTTTAGATATAGATCTATATTCCAGAGAAAGTGTAAAGAAAAGTGGTATAAAGGTTTTAACTGAAAAGATTATTAAAGAGTATAAGGCAATAATATTTATAAGTTCTACAGGAATAGCAGTAAGAGCCATAGCAAATTATCTGGAGAGTAAGGATAAAGATCCAGCAATATTAGTTATAGATAGTAGCTCTAAGTTTGTTATAAGCTTACTTAGCGGACATTTAGGAGGAGCTAATGAATTAACTTTAAAGGTGGCAAATATACTTAAAAGCATTCCTGTTATAACAACTGCTACAGATAATATGGGAGTTACTGCACCAGATATAATTGCAAAAAATTATGGACTTGTAATAGATGATCTTAATGATGCTAAAAAGATTGCGGCTTTATTGGTAGATAAAAAACAAGTGGCTTTTCTGGATAAGAAAAATATCATAACTTTGCCAAAAGGATATACTAGCAATATAAAAGAAGCTGAAGGGATTGTCTATGTTACCCATAATTTAAAAGAAAACTCCGATATATATAAGGAAAATATGTTAAGGCTTATAAGAAAAGATATTATACTTGGAATAGGATGTAGAAAGGATTTTGATCCAGAAATAATGAGAGATTCCGTAGATGATATTTTGTCAGAATACAATTTAGATAAAAGAGCAGTAAAGGCTGTTGCTACAGTGGAAATTAAAAAAAATGAAAATGCCATATTAAAATTAGAAGAATATTTGGGATGTGAACTTAAAATATTTCCTTTAGAAGAAATAAGAAAAATACATCACAAATATGCAGGCAGTGATTTTGTAGAAAAAACCATAGGGGTTAGGGCTGTATGTGAACCATGTGTTGAATTAATGGGCGCAGAACTAATTACAGAAAAAATAAAAGCTAATGGTATGACTATTTGTATTGGTCAGATTTGA
- the cobJ gene encoding precorrin-3B C(17)-methyltransferase: MGKLYVVGIGPGGLDYMTVKSVKALEESDIIVGYTKYIEFIKPIIKDKVVFSTGMRGEVERCKKALELSKDKVVSIVSTGDAGIYGMAGLILEMKNDEDVEIIPGVTASSAAASVVGAPLMHDNCNISLSDLMTPYDLIKKRVELAAQGDFIISLYNPKSNGRPLYLKECMELIKKYRSGNTPVAVVKNALRDGEEKKLFTIDSFDDVNVDMFSIVIVGNTKSYIKDNKFVTPRGYSV; the protein is encoded by the coding sequence ATGGGAAAACTTTATGTTGTAGGAATTGGACCAGGTGGATTGGATTATATGACTGTTAAATCAGTAAAAGCGTTAGAAGAAAGTGATATTATAGTAGGATATACTAAATATATAGAATTTATAAAACCTATTATAAAGGATAAGGTTGTATTTTCTACAGGAATGCGCGGTGAAGTAGAAAGATGTAAAAAGGCACTTGAATTGTCAAAGGATAAGGTAGTTTCTATAGTGAGTACAGGAGATGCTGGAATTTATGGAATGGCAGGACTTATATTAGAAATGAAAAATGATGAAGACGTGGAAATAATACCTGGAGTTACAGCATCTTCAGCAGCAGCTTCAGTTGTAGGAGCACCACTTATGCATGATAACTGCAATATAAGTTTAAGTGATCTTATGACACCTTATGATCTCATAAAAAAGAGAGTTGAATTAGCAGCACAGGGAGATTTTATTATTTCATTATATAATCCTAAAAGTAATGGAAGACCTCTCTATTTAAAGGAGTGTATGGAGTTAATAAAAAAATACAGGTCAGGAAATACACCAGTTGCTGTAGTTAAAAATGCTTTAAGAGATGGCGAGGAAAAAAAATTATTTACAATAGATTCTTTTGATGATGTTAATGTAGATATGTTTTCAATTGTAATAGTAGGTAATACTAAAAGTTATATAAAAGATAATAAATTTGTAACTCCTAGAGGATACAGTGTTTAA
- a CDS encoding sirohydrochlorin cobaltochelatase, with protein MEKKGILVVSFGTSIPQAFELCIESTENRIKECFPEYEIRRAFTSYMIIKKLKEENKLFIDTVEEALEKMNADGFDEIYVQPLHIMPGDEYDKIVNGVNKYKDTFSKLVFGRPILYRENDYKIAVNALKKQLPAMSKNHAVMLMGHGSVHPANSSYALLRCILEDEGLDNVYVGTVEGYPILDNLVPKMKQKGIEEVTLMPFMLVAGDHAINDMAGEEDSWKIQLEEEGFKVNVYLHGLGENKAFQDIYVEHIKDSINGNPLLSK; from the coding sequence ATGGAAAAAAAAGGTATATTAGTAGTAAGTTTTGGAACAAGTATTCCACAAGCTTTTGAACTTTGTATTGAAAGTACAGAAAATAGAATAAAAGAATGTTTTCCAGAATATGAAATAAGAAGAGCATTTACTTCTTATATGATAATTAAAAAGTTAAAAGAAGAAAATAAACTTTTCATAGATACTGTGGAAGAGGCATTAGAAAAAATGAATGCTGATGGTTTTGATGAAATTTATGTTCAGCCATTACATATCATGCCTGGAGATGAATATGATAAAATAGTAAATGGAGTAAATAAATATAAAGATACCTTTTCTAAATTAGTTTTTGGAAGACCAATTTTATATAGAGAAAATGATTATAAGATAGCAGTAAATGCGCTAAAAAAACAACTTCCAGCCATGAGTAAAAATCATGCAGTAATGCTTATGGGACACGGATCAGTTCATCCAGCTAATTCTAGTTATGCATTACTTAGATGCATATTAGAAGATGAAGGATTGGATAATGTGTATGTAGGGACAGTGGAAGGATATCCTATTTTAGATAATTTAGTTCCAAAGATGAAGCAGAAGGGTATAGAAGAGGTTACATTAATGCCTTTTATGTTAGTTGCAGGAGATCATGCTATTAATGATATGGCAGGAGAAGAAGATTCGTGGAAAATTCAATTAGAAGAAGAGGGATTTAAGGTTAATGTGTATTTACATGGATTAGGTGAAAATAAAGCTTTTCAGGATATATATGTAGAGCATATTAAAGATTCTATAAATGGCAATCCACTATTAAGTAAATAG
- a CDS encoding cobalt-precorrin-6A reductase, which yields MIGLILGTSEGKSILSLLNKFTKDILISTATEYGGELLQNYKYAYLNTKPLNLEGLKELFKKKGIRILVDASHPYAVEITDNAIKACSELNIEYVRYERASCVDKFKDHEKVIEVENYEGLYDKLKYIKGNILNTSGSRNLDKILSLNIENRIVHRVLPSVKVMDECLSKGVKIDDIIAIKGPISYNLNCAFIKEYEAKAMILKDSGIQGGTEEKIKACVDNDIYAFIIERNTRKYKTIFYDEENLVQYIIEKLKSTKTKM from the coding sequence ATGATAGGTTTAATTCTTGGAACGTCAGAGGGAAAGAGTATACTATCTCTTTTGAATAAATTTACTAAAGATATTTTAATATCTACAGCTACTGAATATGGTGGAGAATTACTGCAAAACTATAAGTATGCATATTTAAATACAAAACCTTTAAACTTAGAAGGATTAAAGGAATTATTTAAAAAAAAGGGTATAAGGATACTTGTAGACGCTTCACACCCTTATGCAGTAGAAATTACTGATAATGCTATTAAAGCTTGCAGTGAGTTAAATATAGAATATGTAAGATATGAAAGAGCATCCTGCGTAGATAAATTTAAAGACCATGAAAAAGTTATAGAAGTAGAAAATTACGAAGGGCTTTATGATAAATTAAAGTATATAAAGGGAAATATACTTAATACCAGCGGAAGTAGAAATTTAGATAAAATATTATCTTTGAATATAGAAAATAGAATAGTTCATAGAGTATTGCCTTCTGTAAAAGTTATGGATGAATGTTTAAGTAAAGGTGTAAAAATTGATGATATAATAGCTATAAAAGGACCTATAAGCTATAATTTAAATTGTGCTTTTATAAAAGAATATGAAGCAAAAGCTATGATATTAAAAGATAGTGGAATTCAAGGTGGAACAGAGGAAAAAATAAAAGCATGTGTAGATAACGATATATATGCTTTCATAATAGAGAGAAACACAAGAAAGTATAAAACTATTTTTTATGATGAGGAAAATTTAGTACAATATATTATAGAAAAACTTAAATCAACAAAAACTAAAATGTAA
- a CDS encoding kinase, which yields MEFTTKYPGSFGEVLQGRVQNRDVLLSCPVNVYTNVKISESTSPSDKFKWQKAAKFLDNILTKWDYKNYVDDLDIQICSHIPYGKGMASSTADLCGVYSCLLKMFKKEFNEQELIEQCIKIEPTDSIIFNEATLFDYKKGLYKEKIGPYFKYNLLAFEGENIVDTVEFNSKKLPDLSNADDLFEILKEAVQEKSLEKLSYVSTESIIRNQKRLYYDWIKDVISIKNETCGLGIIGAHSGNVLGIIYEDDDKFDYAVKFAKKLNGYKIYPVKTLDKIF from the coding sequence ATGGAGTTTACAACAAAATACCCAGGGAGTTTTGGAGAAGTGCTTCAAGGTAGGGTACAGAATAGGGATGTTTTGCTGTCTTGTCCAGTTAATGTTTATACTAATGTTAAAATATCAGAAAGTACAAGCCCTAGTGATAAATTTAAATGGCAAAAAGCAGCTAAGTTTTTGGATAACATTTTAACTAAGTGGGATTATAAGAATTATGTAGATGATTTAGATATACAAATATGTTCTCATATACCTTATGGTAAGGGGATGGCAAGTAGTACTGCAGATTTATGTGGAGTGTATTCATGTTTATTAAAAATGTTTAAAAAAGAATTTAATGAACAGGAGCTTATAGAACAGTGTATAAAAATAGAACCTACAGATAGTATCATTTTTAATGAAGCTACTCTTTTTGACTATAAGAAAGGTCTTTATAAAGAAAAGATAGGTCCGTATTTTAAATATAATTTACTTGCTTTTGAAGGAGAAAATATAGTAGATACAGTTGAGTTTAATAGTAAAAAGTTGCCTGATTTAAGTAACGCAGATGATTTATTCGAAATTTTAAAAGAAGCTGTACAGGAAAAAAGCTTAGAAAAGCTGTCCTATGTATCTACAGAAAGTATTATTAGAAATCAAAAAAGACTTTATTATGATTGGATAAAAGATGTTATAAGCATAAAGAATGAAACATGTGGTCTTGGAATAATTGGAGCTCACAGCGGAAATGTATTGGGTATAATATACGAAGATGATGACAAGTTTGATTATGCTGTAAAGTTTGCTAAAAAACTAAATGGCTATAAAATATATCCAGTGAAAACTTTAGATAAGATATTTTAA
- the cobO gene encoding cob(I)yrinic acid a,c-diamide adenosyltransferase: MDKGYIQMYTGNGKGKTTAALGLSLRAVCAGKKVFFGQFTKGMKYSELNAVKYLPTFKLEQFGGNHFIFNKPTKADIAEARKGLERAKEVLTSGEYDVVVLDEINIAIFYELFTVEEVIEMLDSRKENVEVILTGRYANEKLIEKADLVTEMKEIKHYYNEGVQARVGIES; the protein is encoded by the coding sequence ATGGATAAGGGATACATTCAAATGTATACAGGTAATGGAAAAGGAAAAACTACTGCAGCTTTGGGATTATCGCTTAGAGCCGTTTGTGCTGGAAAGAAGGTATTTTTTGGACAGTTTACTAAGGGAATGAAATATAGTGAATTAAATGCAGTAAAATATCTACCTACTTTTAAATTAGAGCAGTTTGGAGGAAATCACTTTATATTCAATAAGCCAACTAAGGCGGATATAGCAGAAGCTAGGAAGGGGTTAGAAAGAGCCAAAGAAGTTTTAACTTCAGGTGAGTACGATGTAGTAGTCTTAGATGAGATAAATATTGCTATATTTTATGAACTTTTCACTGTAGAAGAAGTTATAGAAATGTTGGATAGTAGAAAAGAAAATGTAGAAGTAATACTTACAGGAAGGTATGCAAATGAAAAACTTATTGAAAAAGCAGATTTAGTAACAGAAATGAAAGAAATAAAGCATTACTATAATGAAGGAGTCCAAGCAAGAGTAGGCATAGAAAGTTAG
- a CDS encoding YitT family protein — MLKKENLIKILMIIVGSLIYSIGVNLFIVPHKLLSGGVAGIAIICQYLTRVPSGYFIILINIPIFLIGVKSIDKSFGFFSFIGMISMSVCLILTRNIHIMYYLPDPLLSALCGGIITGIGMGIIFKNRASQGGTDIIAVVVKKKYGVSIGRIAFLINVGVVTIGMIIGSFQIAIYTLISMYLNSAVLDKIIQGVEREKVVFIVTRKSDKVKDEILKKLNRGVTYLYGEGAYTGDKKNIIYCILSPKEIEQVKGLIENIDDSAVISIMDTAEVKGKGFRQAAF; from the coding sequence ATGTTAAAAAAAGAAAATTTAATTAAAATTTTAATGATTATAGTGGGAAGTCTAATTTATTCTATAGGTGTTAACTTATTTATTGTGCCTCATAAGCTTTTAAGTGGAGGAGTAGCTGGTATTGCTATAATATGCCAATATTTAACTAGAGTTCCTTCAGGATATTTTATAATTTTGATAAATATACCTATATTTTTAATAGGTGTTAAAAGTATAGACAAGTCTTTTGGATTTTTTAGTTTTATTGGAATGATTTCCATGTCTGTATGCTTAATACTAACTAGAAACATTCATATTATGTACTATCTACCAGATCCTTTACTTTCTGCTTTGTGTGGAGGTATTATAACTGGAATAGGAATGGGAATAATATTTAAAAATAGAGCATCTCAAGGAGGTACAGATATAATAGCTGTAGTTGTAAAGAAAAAATATGGTGTTTCTATAGGAAGAATAGCTTTTTTGATAAATGTAGGAGTGGTTACTATAGGAATGATTATAGGAAGTTTTCAAATTGCAATCTATACTTTAATATCAATGTACTTAAATTCAGCAGTTCTTGATAAAATTATACAAGGTGTAGAGAGAGAAAAAGTTGTATTTATAGTAACTAGAAAAAGTGATAAAGTTAAAGATGAAATTTTAAAGAAATTAAATAGAGGTGTAACTTATCTTTATGGCGAAGGGGCTTACACAGGTGATAAGAAAAATATTATATATTGTATACTAAGTCCAAAAGAAATAGAACAAGTTAAGGGTTTAATTGAAAATATAGATGATTCAGCAGTAATTTCTATTATGGATACTGCAGAAGTAAAAGGAAAGGGATTTAGACAAGCAGCATTTTAA
- a CDS encoding metal ABC transporter permease, giving the protein MLHYSFMQNALIASIFISILCPTIGVFLVLKRYSMMGDALSHASLAGVAVGLVFGYNPILSAFIFTSFFGVAIEFLRDYYKKYAEVILVIVMTLGIGIAITLISMGKTNANVNSYLFGSILTVSTTELFTVFILSIISVIILCLFFNQLLYITFDEDGAKIIGVKVKLLNYIFALLVGATVSVSIRIMGILVISSMIAMPVAAALQLHKGFKLTLIFSIIFGFIDVIVGLILSYYIDSAPGGTIALTSVALMLLVIIIKRLIKSNLNYA; this is encoded by the coding sequence ATGCTACATTATAGTTTCATGCAAAATGCCTTAATAGCATCTATATTTATTTCTATATTATGCCCAACAATAGGTGTTTTTTTAGTTTTAAAAAGATATTCCATGATGGGTGATGCTTTATCTCATGCATCGCTAGCAGGAGTGGCTGTTGGATTAGTATTTGGGTATAATCCAATACTATCAGCTTTTATTTTTACATCATTTTTTGGTGTTGCAATAGAATTCTTAAGAGATTATTATAAAAAATATGCTGAAGTTATACTAGTAATTGTTATGACTTTAGGCATAGGTATAGCTATCACTTTAATAAGTATGGGTAAAACTAATGCAAATGTAAATTCTTACTTGTTTGGCAGTATATTAACTGTAAGTACTACTGAACTTTTTACTGTTTTTATACTTAGTATAATATCTGTTATAATATTATGTTTATTCTTTAATCAGTTACTTTATATAACCTTTGATGAAGATGGTGCAAAGATTATAGGTGTAAAAGTTAAGCTTTTAAACTATATTTTTGCATTATTAGTTGGTGCTACTGTTTCTGTTTCTATAAGAATAATGGGAATACTTGTAATATCATCCATGATAGCAATGCCTGTTGCTGCAGCACTTCAACTTCATAAAGGATTTAAATTAACCCTTATATTTTCTATAATATTTGGATTTATAGATGTTATCGTAGGTTTAATATTGTCCTATTACATAGATAGTGCTCCTGGAGGCACTATAGCTCTTACTTCAGTAGCTTTAATGCTTTTAGTAATAATTATAAAAAGGTTAATAAAATCTAACTTAAATTATGCTTAA
- a CDS encoding metal ABC transporter ATP-binding protein — MVEIKNLTFSYTGSEPYILNNINLNIKKGSYVSILGENGSAKSTLIKLILNLLDPINGTISLKTNNIGYVPQKVDGLNTQFPITVYEILKCHMKLLKIKDSKVINEVLDSVGMKKFKNKLIGDLSGGQQQKVFIARSLLGNPELLILDEPSTGVDIASQNEIYRIIKSLNLRSNITVISVEHNLKAALDNSTHICKMENGFARLYPINQFKYHDLEVSNATL; from the coding sequence ATGGTCGAAATCAAAAATTTAACTTTTTCTTATACCGGCAGCGAACCATATATTCTTAATAATATAAACTTAAATATAAAAAAAGGAAGTTATGTTTCTATTTTAGGTGAAAATGGTAGTGCAAAAAGTACTTTAATAAAGCTTATACTTAACCTTTTAGATCCAATAAACGGAACCATATCATTAAAAACAAATAATATTGGGTATGTTCCTCAAAAGGTTGACGGTCTTAATACACAATTTCCTATTACAGTTTATGAAATACTTAAATGCCATATGAAATTATTAAAGATTAAAGATTCCAAAGTTATAAATGAAGTTCTTGACTCTGTAGGAATGAAAAAATTTAAAAATAAATTAATAGGAGATTTATCTGGAGGACAGCAACAAAAAGTATTTATTGCTAGATCACTACTTGGTAATCCAGAATTGTTAATACTTGATGAACCTTCTACAGGTGTTGATATAGCAAGTCAAAATGAAATTTATAGAATTATAAAAAGCTTAAACCTTCGTTCTAACATTACCGTTATATCAGTAGAACATAATCTTAAAGCTGCACTAGATAATTCTACACATATTTGTAAAATGGAAAATGGATTTGCTAGATTATATCCAATAAACCAATTTAAGTATCACGATTTGGAGGTTTCAAATGCTACATTATAG
- a CDS encoding DUF2325 domain-containing protein, whose product MSVLVIGGDNICNIKEKLKKTGFDKIHHITGRKKSDRKIRIPEKTDLVLVLVDYVGHSLTCIAKEESKKCDVKIVFSKRSWVHMENIIQDCAKEISNAKRSCSWI is encoded by the coding sequence ATGAGTGTTTTAGTTATAGGTGGAGATAATATTTGTAATATCAAAGAAAAGTTAAAAAAGACGGGTTTTGATAAAATACATCATATAACAGGAAGAAAGAAAAGTGATAGGAAAATTAGAATCCCAGAAAAAACAGATTTGGTGTTGGTATTAGTAGATTATGTAGGCCATAGTTTAACATGTATTGCAAAAGAGGAATCTAAGAAATGTGATGTGAAAATTGTATTTTCCAAGAGGTCTTGGGTTCATATGGAAAACATCATACAAGATTGTGCTAAGGAGATATCAAATGCTAAAAGAAGTTGCAGTTGGATTTAA
- a CDS encoding HD-GYP domain-containing protein: MLKEVAVGFNETEIYHDIIESLVTALEAKDYYTSGHSERVAFMSYELSKKLGILGNELENIHMAAHLHDIGKIGVPDNILNKTGKLSEDEWQHIKMHPKIGFDILNKSNKLKHIAKIVLHHHEKWNGSGYPNGLAKLDIPLGARIITVCDSIDAMTSVRPYRKAMDFEKCMEEIVINKNIMYDPTIVNFIENNLKFMKSISNFQLV, from the coding sequence ATGCTAAAAGAAGTTGCAGTTGGATTTAATGAAACAGAAATTTATCATGATATAATAGAAAGCTTAGTAACAGCTCTCGAGGCAAAAGATTATTATACAAGTGGACATTCAGAAAGAGTAGCATTTATGTCATATGAATTATCAAAAAAGCTTGGTATATTAGGAAACGAATTGGAGAATATTCACATGGCAGCCCACCTTCACGATATAGGTAAAATAGGAGTACCTGACAATATATTGAATAAAACTGGAAAACTTTCAGAAGATGAATGGCAGCATATAAAAATGCATCCAAAAATAGGTTTTGATATTTTAAATAAATCAAATAAATTAAAGCATATTGCTAAAATTGTACTTCATCATCATGAAAAATGGAATGGAAGTGGTTATCCAAATGGACTAGCTAAATTAGATATACCATTAGGAGCTAGAATAATTACAGTATGTGATTCTATCGACGCAATGACTTCAGTAAGACCTTATAGAAAAGCTATGGATTTTGAAAAGTGTATGGAGGAAATAGTGATTAATAAAAATATTATGTATGATCCGACAATTGTTAATTTTATAGAAAACAATTTAAAGTTTATGAAAAGTATATCTAATTTCCAACTTGTATAA
- a CDS encoding tyrosine-type recombinase/integrase — protein MNAVEPIRDIQLVYDIEDYLKEKNKRDYIMFLIGVNTGLRISDILKLRTRDIRDSKGKIRTHIILEEEKTEKDRKIIINDDLRPILKEYLANKKDYEFIIKSPKGINKPLSRQQAYRILHKVGEIFEIDNMGCHILRKTLGYHYYQNKKDIGGLMDLYNHSSEAVTLRYIGVNQDNKDKIISKLKFIRKR, from the coding sequence ATGAATGCAGTTGAACCAATTAGGGACATACAATTAGTTTATGATATAGAAGATTATTTAAAAGAAAAAAATAAGAGGGATTATATTATGTTTTTAATTGGAGTAAATACTGGTTTAAGAATATCAGATATATTAAAACTTAGGACAAGAGATATAAGGGATTCAAAAGGTAAGATTAGAACTCATATTATTCTTGAAGAAGAGAAAACAGAAAAAGATAGAAAGATCATAATAAATGATGATTTAAGACCAATTTTAAAAGAATATCTAGCAAATAAGAAAGATTATGAGTTTATAATTAAAAGTCCCAAAGGAATAAATAAGCCTTTAAGCAGGCAGCAAGCATATAGAATATTGCATAAGGTAGGAGAAATATTTGAAATAGATAATATGGGCTGCCATATATTGAGAAAAACTTTAGGGTATCATTATTACCAGAATAAAAAGGATATAGGTGGATTAATGGATTTATATAATCATTCAAGTGAAGCTGTAACACTTAGATATATTGGAGTAAATCAAGACAACAAAGATAAAATAATTAGCAAATTAAAGTTCATAAGAAAGAGGTAA